A single genomic interval of Candidatus Woesearchaeota archaeon harbors:
- a CDS encoding 6,7-dimethyl-8-ribityllumazine synthase, with amino-acid sequence MNKKLGFVVSEFNADITKLMETVGKEHAEFLGIQVERTIKVPGAFDIPLAVKNLLKDKDIGAVVTLGTVIQGDTEHDVVVAQHASRKIMDLSLEFDKPVSLGISGPKISRAESIARIEEYSKRAVETAVKMLRRIT; translated from the coding sequence GAATAAAAAACTAGGCTTTGTTGTGTCTGAATTTAACGCAGATATAACCAAATTGATGGAAACAGTGGGAAAAGAGCATGCCGAATTTCTCGGTATACAAGTAGAAAGAACAATTAAGGTGCCGGGGGCATTCGATATTCCTTTAGCAGTGAAGAATCTTCTTAAAGACAAGGACATCGGCGCTGTTGTGACATTAGGAACAGTAATCCAGGGAGACACGGAGCATGATGTTGTTGTGGCGCAGCATGCCTCAAGAAAAATCATGGACCTAAGCCTGGAATTCGATAAGCCTGTCTCATTGGGAATTTCAGGGCCTAAGATAAGCAGGGCAGAATCCATCGCCAGGATAGAGGAATATTCAAAGAGGGCTGTAGAGACAGCTGTAAAGATGCTGAGGAGGATTACTTGA